The proteins below come from a single Juglans regia cultivar Chandler chromosome 12, Walnut 2.0, whole genome shotgun sequence genomic window:
- the LOC108992452 gene encoding histone acetyltransferase HAC1-like translates to MNVQAHMSGAGQVPNQAGLPQQNGSALAQQMHNLGGGGGGGTEMNRARAYMQEKIFNILSQRQQQQPPEQARRKFKDIVKRLEEGLLRSAHTKEDYMNIDTLESRLHNLIKRPHLSNQNQQYSQLVNSSSAIGTMIPTPGMPHSGNSTMVVASSVDTSMISSSGCNSITPTTVNTGSLLPPGAAGIRGNSFNRADGPLPNGYQQSPASFSLGSGGNMSPMGAQTITSQMIPTPGFNSNINSNNCNNSNNNNHSYMNLESSNGGGFSTVESTMVSQPLQQKQHLVGQNSRILRNLGSQMGSGGIRSSLQQKAFGFPNGGLNGGLGLIGSNLQLVNEPGTSEGYLTATPYANSPKPLQQHFDQHQRPLMQGDGFGMSNSDSFGSGHFYGAATSVGSMMNTQNFNSVSLPTMSKTNSPLVSNQSVTNQAAYTKPHSVDQSEKMNFQAPITSRDNLLHSHQQQQPLQFQQQLQQKQQSQQHQHVLNNDFGQSQRSSDFGSQVKCEPGVEQHNEAVHSQVSEQFQLSNMQNQFQQSSAEDQSRGAQHLSLPSGQHDICSSLSQNCQKMQQSLHPSHPVTDSQSDFSCLSVGAQSESVLLGQWNPQSQDRNHIPRIMPLEHHVQEDFRQRISRQDEAQCNNLSSEGSIIGQTAADRSTAEPPKLSGAASRSGTLNLEQMYRNQQRWLLFLQHASRCSYPKGKCPAHHCITAQELLSHINKCSLALCPNSRCRHTKGLLEHHKTCKNPSCPVCVPVKKYIRAQLLARLKPHSRAESGSCLPSSITASCKSYDTADSSARLISKTPSVVETSEDLQPSLKRMKIVQSSQSVIPESESSAYSELHGLQDVHLQDNKHHDICMPIKSEFPEVKKEVAESSGQESLVQMREGVSDNCNRKPDVEPIAYVESSALSKQENIKLEKEIDPAKQENLTQPPELVSGTKSGKPKIKGVSLTELFTPEQVREHIRGLRQWVGQSKAKAEKNQAMEHSMSENSCQLCAVEKLTFEPPPTYCTPCGARIKRNAMYYTMGAGDTRHYFCIPCYNEARGDTIVADGTAIPKARLEKKKNDEETEEWWVQCDKCEAWQHQICALFNGRRNDGGQAEYTCPNCYIQEVERGERMPLPQSAVLGAKDLPRTILSDHIEQRLFRRLKQERQERARLQGKSYDEVPGAEALVIRVVSSVDKKLEVKQRFLEIFQEENYPTEFPYKSKVILLFQKIEGVEVCLFGMYVQEFGSECQFPNQRRVYLSYLDSVKYFRPEIKAVSGEALRTFVYHEILIGYLEYCKIRGFTSCYIWACPPLKGEDYILYCHPEIQKTPKSDKLREWYLAMLRKAGKENIVVDLTNLYDHFFVSTGECKAKVTAARLPYFDGDYWPGAAEDLIYQMRQEEDGKKQNKKGTTKKTITKRALKASGQSDLSGNASKDLLLMHKLGETISPMKEDFIMVHLQHSCTHCCILMVSGNRWVCNQCKSFQLCEKCYEVEQKREERERHPINQREKHALYPVEITDVPVDTKDKDEILESEFFDTRQAFLSLCQGNHYQYDTLRRAKHSSMMVLYHLHNPTAPAFVITCNICLLDIETGQGWRCEVCPDYDICNSCYQKDGGIDHPHKLTNHPSMADRNAQNKEARQLRVVQLRKMLDLLVHASQCRSALCQYPNCRKVKGLFRHGIQCKTRASGGCVLCKKMWYLLQLHARACKESECHVPRCRDLKEHLRRLQQQSDSRRRAAVMEMMRQRAAEVASNAG, encoded by the exons GAGGATTACATGAACATTGACACTCTGGAGAGTCGTTTGCATAATTTGATTAAACGCCCACATTTGAGTAATCAGAATCAACAATATTCTCAGCTTGTTAATTCTTCCTCTGCCATTGGTACAATGATACCGACACCTGGCATGCCACACAGTGGGAACTCAACCATGGTTGTTGCATCTTCTGTTGATACTTCCATGATTTCTTCGAGTGGATGTAATAGCATAACACCTACAACTGTCAATACTGGAAGCCTGTTGCCACCTGGTGCTGCTGGCATACGTGGAAATTCATTTAATAGAGCCGATG GTCCTTTGCCTAATGGATATCAACAGTCTCCTGCCAGTTTTTCCCTCGGTTCTGGTGGGAATATGTCACCAATGGGTGCCCAAACAATTACGAGCCAAATGATTCCTACTCCTGgatttaatagtaatattaacAGTAATAACTGCAACAACAGCAACAATAATAATCACTcttacatgaacttggaatcttctAATGGTGGTGGGTTTTCCACTGTTGAGTCAACGATGGTTTCTCAACCACTGCAGCAAAAGCAGCATCTTGTTGGCCAAAATAGCCGTATATTGCGCAACCTTGGTAGTCAAATGGGCAGTGGTGGAATTAGGTCTAGCTTGCAGCAGAAAGCTTTTGGGTTTCCAAATGGGGGTTTAAATGGTGGTTTAGGGTTGATTGGGAGTAATTTACAACTTGTGAATGAACCTGGCACCTCTGAAGGCTATCTTACCGCTACTCCTTATGCTAATTCACCGAAACCTTTGCAGCAGCACTTTGACCAGCATCAGCGACCATTAATGCAgg GTGATGGATTTGGAATGAGCAATTCTGATTCTTTTGGTTCTGGACACTTCTACGGTGCTGCAACATCTGTCGGATCAATGATGAACACTCAGAACTTTAATTCAGTTAGCCTGCCGACCATGTCCAAAACCAACTCTCCTTTGGTAAGTAATCAGTCAGTGACAAACCAGGCTGCCTATACAAAGCCTCATTCAGTTGATCAATCTGAAAAGATGAATTTCCAAGCTCCAATAACTTCGAGAGACAATCTACTACATTCtcatcagcagcagcagcccCTTCAGTTTCAACAGCAACTCCAGCAGAAGCAGCAAAGTCAGCAGCACCAGCATGTGTTGAACAATGATTTTGGCCAGTCTCAGCGGAGTTCCGATTTTGGTAGCCAGGTGAAGTGTGAACCTGGAGTGGAGCAACACAATGAGGCTGTGCACTCACAAGTTTCTGAACAGTTCCAATTGTCTAACATGCAGAACCAATTCCAGCAGAGCTCTGCTGAAGACCAATCCAGGGGTGCTCAACATCTCTCTCTTCCATCTGGCCAGCATGATATCTGCTCGTCTCTGTCTCAAAATTGTCAAAAAATGCAACAATCACTGCATCCAAGCCATCCGGTTACAGATTCTCAAAGTGATTTTAGCTGCCTTTCTGTTGGAGCACAATCAGAATCAGTACTGCTGGGTCAATGGAATCCGCAATCACAAGACAGGAATCACATACCAAGGATCATGCCCCTTGAGCACCATGTCCAAGAGGATTTCCGTCAGAGAATATCCAGGCAAGATGAAGctcaatgtaataatttatcatCAGAAGGATCCATTATTGGTCAAACTGCTGCAGATAGAAGCACTGCTGAGCCCCCTAAATTAAGTGGTGCTGCAAGTAGATCTGGTACTCTAAACCTTGAACAGATGTACAGAAATCAACAGAGGTGGCTTTTGTTTTTGCAACATGCTAGTCGATGCTCATACCCCAAAGGAAAATGCCCAGCACATCACTGCATAACTGCTCAGGAATTGTTGTCGCACATTAATAAATGCAGTCTGGCACTATGCCCAAATTCTCGCTGCCGTCATACTAAGGGCTTGCTTGAACATCATAAGACATGTAAGAACCCAAGTTGCCCTGTTTGTGTtcctgtaaaaaaatatatacgtGCACAACTTTTAGCAAGATTGAAACCACATTCTCGAGCAGAGTCTGGTTCTTGTTTGCCGTCTTCGATTACTGCATCCTGTAAATCCTATGACACTGCAGACAGTTCAGCTAGATTGATATCAAAGACTCCCTCAGTTGTCGAAACTTCAGAAGATCTACAACCTTCTCTAAAACGCATGAAAATTGTGCAGTCATCCCAATCTGTTATTCCTGAGAGTGAAAGCTCAGCATATAGTGAACTCCATGGTTTGCAGGACGTTCACCTTCAAGATAATAAACACCATGACATTTGTATGCCTATTAAATCTGAGTTTCccgaagtgaagaaggaagttgCTGAAAGTTCTGGACAGGAAAGTCTTGTTCAGATGAGGGAAGGTGTCAGTGATAACTGCAACCGGAAGCCTGATGTTGAACCTATTGCATATGTCGAGTCTTCTGCTTTGTCTAAGcaagaaaatattaaacttGAGAAAGAGATTGATCCGGCTAAGCAAGAAAATTTGACGCAGCCTCCCGAACTTGTGTCTGGTACCAAGTCTGGTAAGCCAAAAATAAAGGGCGTGTCATTGACTGAACTTTTCACTCCAGAGCAGGTTAGGGAGCACATTAGAGGTCTCAGGCAGTGGGTTGGCCAG AGTAAAGCAAAGGCAGAAAAGAATCAAGCAATGGAGCATTCAATGAGTGAGAACTCTTGTCAGCTGTGTGCAGTAGAGAAGCTCACATTTGAACCACCACCTACATATTGCACCCCTTGCGGTGCTCGCATTAAGCGAAATGCAATGTATTATACCATGGGTGCTGGCGATACACGGCATTATTTCTGTATTCCATGCTACAATGAAGCTCGCGGAGACACCATAGTTGCCGACGGTACTGCCATTCCAAAGGCAAGgctagaaaagaagaaaaatgacgAAGAGACGGAAGAATGG TGGGTTCAATGTGATAAGTGTGAAGCTTGGCAACATCAAATTTGTGCTTTATTTAATGGTCGAAGAAATGACGGGGGACAAGCTGAATACACTTGCCCGAATTGCTATATACAAGAGGTTGAAAGAGGAGAACGTATGCCCTTACCACAGAGTGCTGTTCTTGGGGCCAAAGATTTGCCAAGAACAATTCTTAGTGACCACATAGAGCAGCGGTTATTTAGGAGACTGAAGCAAGAAAGACAAGAGAGGGCGAGGCTCCAAGGGAAAAGTTATGATGAG GTTCCTGGAGCAGAAGCACTTGTAATCAGAGTTGTTTCATCTGTTGACAAAAAGTTGGAAGTGAAGCAGCGATTTCTTGAAATTTTTCAAGAAGAGAATTATCCGACCGAGTTCCCCTACAAATCCAAG GTCATTTTACTGTTTCAGAAGATTGAAGGTGTAGAAGTTTGCTTATTTGGCATGTATGTTCAAGAGTTTGGATCTGAATGTCAATTCCCAAATCAGCGCCGTGTTTATCTCTCGTACCTGGACTCTGTGAAGTATTTCAGACCTGAGATTAAAGCGGTTTCTGGAGAGGCTCTTCGTACATTTGTTTACCATGAGATTCTG ATTGGATACCTTGAATACTGCAAGATACGGGGTTTTACAAGCTGCTATATATGGGCTTGTCCTCCATTGAAGGGTgaagattatattttatactgtcatccagaaattcaaaaaacaccTAAATCCGATAAGCTCCGGGAATG GTATCTAGCGATGTTAAGAAAAGCTGGCAAGGAAAATATTGTGGTTGATCTCACTAATTTATACGACCATTTCTTTGTATCTACTGGTGAATGTAAGGCTAAGGTCACTGCAGCTAGATTGCCATATTTTGATGGTGATTACTGGCCTGGTGCGGCAGAGGACCTTATTTATCAGATGCGTCAAGAAGAAGATGGCAAAAAACAGAATAAGAAAGGAACAACGAAGAAGACCATAACAAAGAGGGCTCTAAAAGCATCTGGTCAGTCTGATCTTTCTGGTAACGCATCAAAGGATCTGCTACTCATGCATAAa CTAGGTGAAACCATTTCCCCAATGAAGGAGGATTTTATCATGGTTCATTTGCAGCATTCGTGCACACACTGTTGTATCCTAATGGTATCTGGAAACCGTTGGGTTTGCAACCAGTGCAAAAGTTTTCAGCTTTGTGAAAA GTGTTATGAGGTAGAACAGAAAcgtgaagaaagagaaagacaTCCAATCAACCAGAGGGAAAAGCATGCCCTTTATCCG GTTGAAATTACTGATGTACCTGTTGATACAAAGGATAAAGATGAGATTCTTGAGAGTGAATTCTTCGACACCAGACAGGCATTTCTGAGTCTTTGTCAAGGAAATCATTATCAGTATGATACCCTACGACGGGCAAAACATTCCTCGATGATGGTCCTTTACCATCTTCATAATCCAACCGCTCCAGCCTTTGTGATAACATGCAATATATGTCTTCTTGACATTGAAACTGGTCAGGGTTGGCGATGTGAAGTCTGCCCTGATTATGATATATGCAATTCTTGTTATCAAAAGGATGGGGGTATTGATCATCCTCATAAGTTGACAAACCATCCATCCATGGCTGATCGCAATGCTCAGAATAAAGAAGCCAGGCAACTACGAGTTGTACAG CTTAGGAAGATGCTTGATCTTCTCGTGCATGCATCACAATGTCGTTCTGCACTGTGCCAGTACCCAAATTGTCGCAAGGTTAAGGGGCTTTTCCGCCATGGGATACAATGCAAAACCCGTGCATCTGGAGGTTgtgttctctgtaagaaaatgtggtATCTCCTCCAACTTCATGCTCGAGCTTGCAAAGAATCTGAATGCCACGTGCCACGTTGCAG AGATCTTAAAGAACATTTGAGGAGGCTTCAGCAGCAGTCTGATTCACGGCGAAGAGCTGCTGTGATGGAGATGATGAGACAGAGAGCTGCAGAGGTTGCCAGCAATGCTGGATGA